In Pseudomonadota bacterium, the genomic stretch GCCAAACTCCATCGGCTTCGGCGCGACCGACACCGCGCTGATCGTGGTGCCGCAGTTCCACGTGTTTGCCTGGGGTACCACCTTCGCGGCGCTCATGAGCGGCACCAAGATCGTCTACCCCGGGCCACACATGGATGGCGAGTCGGTCACCCGTCTGCTCAACGACGAGGCCTGCACGGTGTCGTTGGCTGTGCCGACGATCTGGATGATGCTGATGGCTGCGCTCAAGGCGTCCGGCGAGAAACTGCCGCACCTCCAGCGCGTGGTCATCGGCGGCTCCGCGTGTCCGGAAGCGATGATTCGCACCTTCGAAGACGACTACGGCGTGACTGTGCTGCACGCCTGGGGCATGACCGAAACCGGGCCGCTCGGCAGCCTCTGCCATCTCGAGCCCAAGCACGGCGAACTCGACGCAACAGCGCAAATGGCCATTCGGTGCAAGCAGGGCAAACCTGTCTACGGCATCGACCTGCGCATCGTCGACGAGTCCGGCGCGCCACTGCCGCACGACGGTGAGGCCTTCGGTCAACTGCAGGTGCGGGGCCACTGGGTCACGTCGGGCTACTACATGCGCGACGACGACGATTCGGTGACCGCAGACGGGTGGTTCAACACGGGCGACGTTGCAACCATCGACCCGGACGGCTACATGCAGATCACCGACCGCACCAAGGACGTGATCAAATCCGGTGGCGAATGGATCAGCTCGATTGATCTCGAGAACATTGCGGTCGGGCACGCCGGCATCGCCGAGGCTGCGGTGATTGCCGTGCCCCACCCGAAATGGGACGAGCGCCCCCTCGTTGTCGCGGTGCGCAAACCCGGCGTCGAGGTCAGCCGTGACGAGTTGCTCGCGCACATCGGTGGCGCTGTCGCGCGCTGGCAGATTCCGGACGACGTGGTGTTCGTCGACGCCTTGCCCCACGGTGCCACGGGCAAGCTGAACAAACTCGCCCTGCGTGAGCAGTTCCAGTCCTACACCTTGCCTACTGCGTAGTGGCAGCGGGGCTGATGAGCCTCAGCGGCCGCGGCGCGCCCGGTCCCAGACATCGCGCACGCGAAACCACGCGTCCGCAGCCGGCATGAACCAGGGCGACCCGCGGTGCCAGGGCCGGCCGGCGAAGCGCGTGTGTGAAAACGCCGTGTCACCGTCGGGGTCGCCGAGGATTTGCAAGGCGGCCTTGTGCCCGAGGTAGGGCGCCATGGTGTTGCCGTTCCCCGAGTAGCCCATCGCGAGGTGCAGGCCGTTCTCCTGCCCGACGTGCGGCAGCTGCGCGAAACTGAAGCCGGTGAAACCGCGCCAGCTGTGGGTCAGCGGGGTGTTCGCCAGTTCCGGGAACACGTCCGCGATCAGGCGGCTCAACTGCGATTGCGCGAGGGCCTCGGAGACCGGGAACAGCGCCGCCCGACCGCCGAACACGAGCCGTTGACCGTCGGGTGATGGTCGAAAATAGCAGTGCCGGACGCGCGACTCGACG encodes the following:
- a CDS encoding 3-(methylthio)propionyl-CoA ligase, encoding MTIGMMQDHPLIVSSILDFAERWYPDVEIVSRTVAGDMHRYTYRDAARRSRTLANALAALGIGSGDKVGTLAWNGYRHLECYYAIAGMGAVLHTVNPRLFPEQVVYIVNHGEDKALFLDTSFLPLVESIRDQLTTVEHIVLMCTRAEMPDTVLDGVLCYEDLLDAADDDFAWPDLDERTASALCYTSGTTGNPKGVLYSHRSMVLHALAEVSPNSIGFGATDTALIVVPQFHVFAWGTTFAALMSGTKIVYPGPHMDGESVTRLLNDEACTVSLAVPTIWMMLMAALKASGEKLPHLQRVVIGGSACPEAMIRTFEDDYGVTVLHAWGMTETGPLGSLCHLEPKHGELDATAQMAIRCKQGKPVYGIDLRIVDESGAPLPHDGEAFGQLQVRGHWVTSGYYMRDDDDSVTADGWFNTGDVATIDPDGYMQITDRTKDVIKSGGEWISSIDLENIAVGHAGIAEAAVIAVPHPKWDERPLVVAVRKPGVEVSRDELLAHIGGAVARWQIPDDVVFVDALPHGATGKLNKLALREQFQSYTLPTA